The Rhodamnia argentea isolate NSW1041297 chromosome 10, ASM2092103v1, whole genome shotgun sequence sequence GAACCATTAAAATCATTAGTACAATAATTTTTATGGCAAAGTTGAGTGACCGAGAGAAGATCACGAGCAAGATTAGGGACATGATAAATAGGAGATAACAGCAAAGATCGAGAATCGGTATGTAAAAAGGCTTTCTTGACTTGCTTAATAGGCAATAAACGATCATCACCAACTGAAACTTTTGTCCAATCATAAAAGGCTAGTCATGTGTGCCAATGCTTCACTGTCAAGATACCACATTGGATCGGAGGTCTCCCCAACCAAGAGAGCTAAGAAAGAGTCCGATAGATCAATTGTAGTAAAGGCATGATTAAATCTTTGTCGACATTGTAGAGCAGTGTGCTCGGCTCCGTTACAGATCCGACAAGAAAGATGAGGCCTAAATCCAAGAATGCCTCCCTAGGTGAATGGGGGAACATAGGGCTTCGAACCACCATGAGGTCGactagaggaagaggaggaccgATCAGCATAAGGGACAGAGAATGACTATAAATCAAATCGATCATTGGAGGCTTTCTAGACAGGTTGATCGCGCGAGAACCGTCCACCTTGTGCTCGACTAGATCTTCGACCCCTAAATTACGTCCACCATGATTCCCTTGAAACGATGGATTGGGTGAAGTGGCATGACCAATCAAAAGCATGATGGGtatcaaatgaaaatgagatatttgatttttgaagaaatCGCTCTTCTTGTGTGAGGAGGCGTGACCGGAGATCACTAAAGGGAAGAATAGTAGGGCCATTGGTGATTATTGTGACAAAAGGACATATTCTGATGGGAGCCCATTGAGGGCTTGAATCACCAAGTGCTTATCGGAGACGGAGCAATTGATTGCGATGAGAGAATCCGCAATTGACTTGAGATGCTGAAGATAATCGGACATTAATTGACCAGGTTTCTTAACGGCATTCTGAAAATCAAGCTTTGATCCAATTTCATTGGCTACGCGTTGATTAGTAAAGCGTCACCCTAGAGCGAGTCAAATCTCTCGAGATGTCCAAAGATCATGAACTTCACGGAAAATCTTAATCGTGAGGGTTGAGTTAATCAAACTACGAACGCATCGATCCGTCTTGACCCAAATGGAATAAGAGGATTAGCCACCAAAGTACCATTCTGATCATTGATAAGCCTCTGCGGACATAGAAAAGATCCATTCACATATCCCAATAGATCGTTACAAATCAAATTTGGTTCAAACCGAGATTTCCACAAAAGATAATTGTCCGCATCAACTTTGATGGAGACGAGATTAGTGATATTGGGAAGAACAAGAGATGGCGAGGCTGATTGCACAGCTATAATTTGAGTAGTAGCAAAGATCGGagcaagagagaaaagagaagaagaggtgAAAGTGGGCAGTATATTATTGAGAGGTGACAGGAAATTGGGattaacaaaaagagaagatgatggccaAAGAGAtggtagagaagaagaaaaatttgtaaatgTATTTAACATTGTTGAGGTAGTAATCGAAGCAAAGGAAGTGTTGATTTTGGGCAAAGATGTTGAAGAACGTGATGCGTTTTCCTGCTCCGATACCGTGTTGATGTTTAGAGTCGGAGAAAAATAACGACAGAGTTTTTATAGTAGTTCGACCCAAACTAGGGttgtataatatatatttatatgagTGACTAATTATAATAAGAgtataaataaacacaattatAGAAATAcccaatatacatataattacacATTAATATATGGGAATCCAGTGAAAGCACTAGAACACAAATAGGCAAGCattttgttaaatatgtcttgaattttatgtactcggtccggtttatcactcgacccgacatatttttgtgcggcccaaaaagtggaggaaaaattgagatttagttcgtgacgcggagagttgggccaataggtttttgggctctattttttatactgcggctagagtttcttttcgtttggtattgaggattttccttatgtgagagatgagtgagccgtgtgcttttgtCGGTCGAAAATCGACTTACGTAATCGGTACTCTCTTTGATCATAGTGGAATTTCGTTTTGCCTCACCTGTGGACGTAGATCgccttgatcgaaccacgtaaatccttgtgttacgtgttcgctttcgcatttgttTTCAACACATTTTGTGGTTCGAGATTTTATCATGGCCATTCTCAATGAAGCTCGAGCGGCCATGGCTGCAGCGAGCTTTGACAAACCGATGTACAATTGTGAGATGTTTATAAGCTCCACTTAATGAACAATGTCATAGTTAGTGTTGATTCATATCGTCCAGCAAAATTTCCCTATTTGATGTGTCTCCAATCAATTCCTTCTCATTTCACCATTTCAAAAGTCTGTTGGGAACTATACCTTGTCCACAAGCCTTTTCACCCCCAATGGCCAATTATCACTCCCCGCTCTTGTCGAAAAGGGTAAGggttatacacggccggttccgattcaggaaccggccgttggaaattccggttccggttccggtttggaaccggcggttcattccggttccttttttaatattaatttttaaaataataaataataaaataagcataataaattataaattataaaatacaattaaattgtacatagtaataaaatatggggaaaaaaaaagagaggaggaatgggcttgaacttaatgaattatcattaagcgcctacatatcttcttggtgatagaagaatcaaaacccatgtagttcttttacctttgagaaccccaacttacctcatcgtcaatcgtcgctacccgttgtggtacccgtgacGGTGGTAtatccaatatcatcgctaaaaaattcatgttcacaatctagctcttggtgtcgatatttcgccatcgaccaatcgtcgacacaagcttgagctttcaCAGAGTccgagcttaatcttgaacggcgaaagtccaaaattaatcctccagcactaaatgtttgttcaagcGCAACCGTTGAAAAAggagttgctaatatctgacgagcgatgagggcgagaactggataatcgatttggtgactcttccaccacttcaggatttcgaaacctgtactatgttacgcatcacgaaacgCAAATTgagtgattaaatatttttctaattcagaaatactacatgttacccatttttttttttttttcctactcttaagcacattataccctctactaagtgaactaccatcttcgctacgtgaggcggtagattgtaaagatccagaatcacttaaaccatatctactacaaaattctccatataatgctactatagattctttaacatgtcttagtatatttgaaatatctattgaatcttccaaatgtaaacaatcatgataatacatgTTAAactaatctagtaaaccgtctaatttaatacgtggatcaaaaacaataccaactaaatagacaagaggaatttgcaaataataatgcaaccatttttctcgcattactaaaatagttcgagctaattcggtatcattttcatattcactaaaaacactaccaatattaacacactctattaaaaataaatgcgtagtaggataataaataccagataaagtcttggtagcatcattaaaaattttcaaaaaatctaaattttttttgcaaatgtcTCAAtattgaggaagtaaagtaatttcgggaatattttgtgaaataaacatacataataaatctttataatcaaaagtttgccgaagcaactcgtacgtagaattccaacgagtcggaatatcttttggaaatcttcttacccttttcccattttgtttacaaaattttccccatgatttcataaaatggggacgactccataaaaatttaattgcaccctttattggggtgagagaagtgtcaagagttcgtaaaccatcttgtacacataaatttaaaacatgacaagcacatctaagtgaaaaaattatccgccaaaagtgggtttgcaaatattttctaattcgggaatagaagcggtatttgcggcggtattatcaaaaccaattgaaaatactttatttatcaaattatattcttctaaaacttgcctaattattctataaatattataagcggaatgtctttcatcaaaaactcgaaatgtaataagtcttttttacatcgtccaatcgtcacctatccaatgacacgtgacacccatataagaatgaatttgtcaaagatcactccaaatatcgctacctatatgcacacgtccattgaattccgcaaaaaattttgctaaaattttttttccttttttataaagatgaaaaagttcgcgtttaagagtattttttggaatagttggcgcttacggaaccaacgcagtatttatcaaatatttcatattaaaattttcatcggtattaaacggagcatgatcaagggcaacatattcagctaatgtttatttataaaatgcatcggtgtaacgaaatataggatgatgattagaagtggcgtacccgaaaatttgttgttgcatattgtcgatccccgcttgtgttggatgttttttcgtcaaatgccgacggaatgttccgtacccatctcctttcgtaaatttatatgtttgcgaacaatatttacattttatattatacttaccttcaccttcatcacgtaccttgtcgaagtatagccacaagtcggatgtgttatctcggcccttccgttccggctcatttctTGTTgatgtttcttcgacaccaatgggaggatgaagactttcttgtgttgggatgtgctcgacgttcggaatcggaacatagttgatattatcgtcgtcgtcttctcaacatgcatactcacgaggatcatattcgggaatgggatgctcggaatctcccatagtcatcttccccttgtcggcatttctgcgtccacttgccattttttagagaattgaacggaaatccgattgagagaattgagtcgggattgagagaattgggagaatttgagcgatttgagagaatttgtgacaaaaatgaaatggggagtatatgtatttataggcaaaaattatttttaattcttttttttttcccaacggccaatttggccgttgcacgttggcaatggctctttgggccaacggcccaaagagccgttggttTTGGGGGGCCGGGGGGGAGAAGGGGGGGTGGGCCCGGGGCCGGGGCAGACCTGCAGAGAGCCGCCGCgggcctatttttttttttttcccaggttcgggttggaaccgtgggcccggtcaacgggccggttccgggcccacgggcccaaatggcattgTCTAGTAAGGGTGTTCCATCTACAAAGCACACATCTACTGGATAAGGTTATGCTTTAATATCATCGGTAATGGTTCGACCGTTTTATTTGGGTTACTTCTTTTGGGCTACTTGACCCGTCCCTCGCGCATCAAATCCTAGAATTCCTTCTAGAGTACAAATATAAATTGATCTCCAAGTCCCTTTTTTAGAGAAGTTACCTATTCCAATAATTGTTGCGGTGATGTACGACAAATTTGCCCCTGCCCAAACTTAACCAAGGATCTCTTAGAAACCGCCACTTGACCGTTGCCGTCCTCTTAGTCAGACAAAAGCATTTTGCAAGAATCAAAGAACGAATCACACCGACGAATCACAGTCACACAAGTGCCAGCCTCGGATAAGTCAGAAAGGGCAAAacctccagagagagagagagcgagagagagagagagagagaatggctcATGCAGTTTCGACCTCCTCCTTGCACGTCCTCATCTCTCCGCACTTGATCCGCAATTCGATTCTGGGGCTGCGCCACCGGAAGTTGCCAACTGCTCCTCCCATGACCGCCGCGGCCTCACACCCACGATGCGAGGCCACACAACAGTCCATGGCGGCACCGCAGCTCAGGACTTCAACAACCACCCCAGTGGCGAAGACGAAGTTGAAGAACACGAGCAGTTACGAGATCGAGAACTTGACAACGTGGCTTTTGAAGCAGGAGCAGGCAGGCCGCATCGACGCGGAGCTGACCATAGTGCTCTCAAGCATCTCCTTCGCTTGCAAGCAGATTGCATCGCTGCTTCAGCGGTCGAGCATCATCAACCTCACCGGAGCTCAGGGCACCATCAACATCCAAGGGGAAGATCAGAAGAAGCTCGACGTCGTGTCCAATGAGGTTCGTATTACATGTAGATCAAAGTTTGCTTCGCATTCCAtctgttagaaagtccaactcaaaagcttaacTTTTTAGAATAGTTAGTAGAGGTCTTACAAAAATCTAACATGATATTAGATCAGGAGGTCCTGAGTTTGAATCTTCCATGCTCCAttttgcctccccaattaaatatatccacgcttagtactaggcaaaaagactagACTAAGCGTGAAGGGAAGTGataaagtaattaaatattaaaccacaccttcatctaacagtttaaacttttagaatagttggcagtGGTCCCACAAAAATCTAACACCATCGATGATTCAAACACGAGGTAAGAGTTATAATGTCTCGCGAATTCACTGGAGATTAAATGCCAGATATGTTGGAACACCTTTCCAGAATCTGTTGACCAAGTGATCTGCCGAAAGTTTACTACCCTAGCATTATTCAGTGAGACATTGAACTTTGTATATGTAGGTTGAACCTTATATATTAGCCTAGGCACTTTTTAAACAGAACTTCACTGAAATTCAATAGAATTTAAGGATTCTTTTAAAAGTAAGAACATGACAGATCAATTTTTCTGGTGCCTTCCTGCGGGAATTCGACTAATGCTGGCAACATTATAGGTGTTCTGCAATTGCTTAAGGTCGAGTGGAAGGACGGGAATCATAGCatcggaggaggaggatgtaCCTGTCGCCGTAGAAGAGACCTACTCAGGAAACTACGTCGTCGTCTTTGACCCTATTGACGGATCTGCCAATATTGACACTGCATTGACCACGGGGTCCATCTTCGGCATTTACGGCCCCGACAAGCAATGCCTCTTTGCTGATGAAGACAGCTCGATGCCCACGGTAACTATATTCCCCTGCCATATTAAATTTGATCTGTTACCAAAAGTCATACGTCTTTGCATATCTAGTTTCCCTGTCCTAGTTAATAAAGAgaacaaactatttttttttcttttacataaCACTACAAGTATGCTTTTGATTCCTAAAGCAAAATCAAATAAGCTTATCTGCACCCTGTCAGCGAGTCCCCAACATCTTGGAAGCTATTCAGATTTTAGTCTGCTTTAGAGTACAGCAGATACCTGTCATACTGCAATTTGACCTCTTGATCCCACCTGCTGAATTACTGAACACTGCTATGGCACAGCTCGACCAAGCCAAAGAGAGGTGCATCATCAGCGTCTGCCAACCGGGCAGCAACTTGCTTGCGGCTGGATATTGCCTCTACTCTAGCTCGGTAGTCTTCACGCTCTCAATAGGGAGCGGGGTGTACTCTTTCACCTTAGATCCTGCATACGGTGAATTCGTGCTGACGCATGAGGACATCAAGATACCGGAAACAGGTAAAATCTACTCATTCAATGAGGGGAACTATGACCTGTGGGATGAGAAATTGAAGGGCTACCTCGACCACCTCAGGCAGCCAGGCTCCACTGGCAAGCCCTACTCTGGCCGTTATGTCGGATGCCTTGTCGGAGAGATCCATCGGATGCTGCTAGTGGGTGGAATATATGGGAACCCCAAGAACAATAATGCTAAGAATGGGAATCTGAGGCTTTTGTATGAGTGTGCACCAATGAGCTATCTGGTCGAACAAGCCGGAGGAAAAGCAACTGATGGAGTCCAGAGAATACTCGACATCAAACCAGAAAAGGTAAGAATGTGCCATGACAAATTCTTGCTACTGTAGACATTTGCTATAGAAATTTCTTAGTCAGACTcactaaattacttttaaccCAACAAGCTTCGTCATAAAGATGTAGGTAGGAGGTCTGTTCTTTGAGACCAGCAGAGCAAATACTTTGTTTCATCAGGAATCAATCAGCATAAAGCAATCTTATAGAAAGCTCATAATCACTTCATTTGATTTCTTCCCATCTACAGATCCACCAGCGTACACCGATATTCATCGGAAGCCCAGATGAAGTCGACAAACTACAGAAATACTTGGCTTGAGTCAGGTGCCTCCCTTGTGGAATATCATTATACAGACTCTATGTAGTTGGTGTGGTTGGCATAAGATGCATGACAAAGCAAGAAAGTCCAGAGATAAGCTAGCAACGCCAAAGGCTTGGAGCGGTCTCAACGGGGATGAATTCAGTCAAAGGTGGCAAGTCTTAGAATTGTAAAAGCGATAATTTGCCACCTCAACTATGTTTCTCATTCAAGCTAGTTGGAAATGGCATACGCGTAACACATCATTCCGCTGCTGATGTACATGTAGATGTAGATACTTGCAACCACACAATCTTCGACCTCAGCATTTCAAGACGAAAATGTTTTACTTGTGTGAGAATAATCCTGTAGCCTGTCAAAATCAGACCTGAAATGTCACGCTGACAATGAAAACTGTTCTCAAGATGTCAATCTTCACCAAGTTAACAGGTGGGTCAGAAATTTTACAGCATGAATTTCACAATTGACAGATTACGCCAGTCACCATAGGAATATTGTGCTGAACTAAACCAATGCAGGAACTTTCAGCAACTTAGTGCAAGATAAATATGTCTTGACATCCCAATGTATATGCTCATTTTGGAAAGAGCATGTTACCTTGGTATGATGAAAGACTGATGCTGCCATGATCAACTTGAAACTGTAGTGATCAGCAAAGACATGAGAGATAGCTGAAAACAATAGTCAGTGCTCTGCGGATAGCATCCAAAGTTCAGTTCATCAGATGAGACTCTGATGGAATGCTGCAGAATAATCACTCAGAAGTTCAGTTCATCAGCAATGAAGAAAATGACCATGCTTATGTTAGATCAAATaagcattagaaaaaaaagggggactGTAGCTTGTCGTCCAATTAGATTTAGATCATGTCGCAGTTAGTACTGTGATTGCACCATATCTGCTTATAATAAAGTTCTCCTTGAAGAAGTTGGTACTCGGCAGCACAATTCTCCAGGTCCATCTAAGTCTTAACTCTTAAGAAGTTCAAAATTTAATATATACTCTCGAATTGAATATCGAAAGGCAGTGTGTTAAACATGAGAAataaaattaattcttttttcgtCAAATATTTTAATGTTGCAATGTTTGTTTAGACCCAAAACAAATTTGCCCATGAGTCTTTTCCTGTATGTATTCTCATGTCATTTCAGGAGAATGGCTGCTACATTTGCTGGAGATTCTGAAGTTGATGAGCCCCCAAGTTATTACCCTTTGAATCATAACAAGACTTTggcttggcaaattcattgttcAAAGTTTTCGAACGGTAAAGTTGATTACAGGTTTCCCTACGAATTTCTGATCATAGAAGAAAGCTCAGGAGGTCCCAGAGTGGAAAACTCAGTTGAACTATTGCATTCTTTGCATTCTGTATCGGTAGTTTGTCACCATCTAACTTCATCCAAACAGCTGAATACGAGGTTGTGATAGATCAGTCCCTTCATTAAGTCCTACAGAATGTGAGGCAACTAACAGAAGTTATTGACCAGGTACAGCTTCAGCACAATGCTATAATTTCAAGCACAAAAATACTCGCATTGATAAGATTAACCACATAAGTTGACAAGCAGCTCCTGGATGACCAAACATACTATTAGGGGGACTTTATACGGAAATtcacatgaatgaaaaaaaatatacataaaaGCTAGTGAAATACGAAGGCCACTACAACAATCACAATTATGAACATTCAGTATCATCCTTTGCTAGTGACTTGTGAGTTATGTGCAGATCCAATAAATGAAATCCAAGATGAATAAAAGTAGAACTATGGCAACACTCCATCAAACGTCTATGAAGCATTTTAGCCCAAATCCAAATTAATCAAAGTCTAGTCAAATAAAGTGACCCATTGAGTAGCCATTAGTCAAttcaagaaaaaccaaaaccaTTTTATCCAAGGAATGGCCAAACCCTGCACCTCTAAAGAGAGAACTCACCTTGCAAACAGTTATTATATGCTCTTTGGTCTAAGATGCTAATGCAGGGTTACATTGGAGAGAGCATGATGCTGGAGAAAATTTATTCAACTGGATAATCTATCACCTCAGTGTGGAAACTAGTTGGTATCAGACGGCTATTAATTCTTCTAAGATTACTTGCCATTTCTTAATCAGTGTGTCAGCAGCAAGCCACCTCATTATCAGCAACAGCCCCTCAAGCCACTATCCAGCCGTCCTCAGATATTATCTGGTTCAAAAACCCAGTTGTGACCTCCTCTTGCCTCTTATATCCACAGGGATTCTATGCTAGACTAACGAATATCCTCATCTGTGACTCATTCCTCCATCTCATGCATTTCCCATCTCTCTATTTAACTTGTTCTTTTCTAATCAAAGCAAGAACTATTCAAGCAGATATAAGTGATACAGACAAGTAACCCAATCATAGTAGAGTGACCTCAAATGACAGTTACAAGCGTGGCACAGATACCTTCAG is a genomic window containing:
- the LOC115742007 gene encoding fructose-1,6-bisphosphatase, chloroplastic-like, which translates into the protein MAHAVSTSSLHVLISPHLIRNSILGLRHRKLPTAPPMTAAASHPRCEATQQSMAAPQLRTSTTTPVAKTKLKNTSSYEIENLTTWLLKQEQAGRIDAELTIVLSSISFACKQIASLLQRSSIINLTGAQGTINIQGEDQKKLDVVSNEVFCNCLRSSGRTGIIASEEEDVPVAVEETYSGNYVVVFDPIDGSANIDTALTTGSIFGIYGPDKQCLFADEDSSMPTLDQAKERCIISVCQPGSNLLAAGYCLYSSSVVFTLSIGSGVYSFTLDPAYGEFVLTHEDIKIPETGKIYSFNEGNYDLWDEKLKGYLDHLRQPGSTGKPYSGRYVGCLVGEIHRMLLVGGIYGNPKNNNAKNGNLRLLYECAPMSYLVEQAGGKATDGVQRILDIKPEKIHQRTPIFIGSPDEVDKLQKYLA